One Miscanthus floridulus cultivar M001 chromosome 11, ASM1932011v1, whole genome shotgun sequence DNA window includes the following coding sequences:
- the LOC136491002 gene encoding remorin-like, producing the protein MAEEEAKKVEVEVTKDKEPEAAPAPAEAEPEAAKEDVAEEKAVIPAAEPPAAEEKPPAPADDTKALAIVEKVADEPAPEKPAAEKQGGSNDRDLALARVETEKRNSLIKAWEENEKTKAENKAAKKVSAILSWENTKKANIEAQLKKIEEQLEKKKAEYAEKMKNKVAMIHKEAEEKRAMVEAKRGEEVLKAEEMAAKYRATGHAPKKLIGCFGA; encoded by the exons atggctgaggaggaggccaagaaggtggaggtggaggtcacCAAGGACAAGGAGCCCGAggcggcgcccgcgcccgcggaGGCCGAGCCGGAGGCGGCCAAGGAGGACGTCGCCGAGGAGAAGGCCGTCATCCCCGCGGCCGAGCCGCCGGCCGCCGAGGAGaagccgccggcgccggccgaCGACACCAAGGCCCTGGCCATCGTCGAGA AAGTTGCAGATGAACCTGCTCCAGAGAAGCCCGCCGCTGAGAAGCAAGGGGGCTCCAATGACAGAG ATCTCGCTCTTGCAAGGGTGGAAACAGAGAAGAGGAACTCTTTGATCAAAGCATGGGAAGAGAATGAGAAGACAAAAGCTGAGAACAA GGCTGCTAAGAAAGTATCCGCTATTCTTTCATGGGAGAACACAAAGAAAGCAAACATAGAAGCTCAACTGAAGAAGATTGAG GAACAACTGGAAAAGAAGAAGGCTGAATATGCTGAGAAGATGAAGAACAAGGTTGCAATGATCCACAAGGAAGCCGAAGAGAAGCGAGCGATGGTGGAGGCAAAGCGCGGTGAGGAGGTGCTGAAGGCCGAGGAGATGGCTGCCAAGTACCGGGCCACCGGCCACGCTCCTAAGAAGCTCATCGGGTGCTTCGGAGCCTAA